In Drosophila bipectinata strain 14024-0381.07 chromosome 2R, DbipHiC1v2, whole genome shotgun sequence, one genomic interval encodes:
- the LOC108131532 gene encoding uncharacterized protein, with amino-acid sequence MQFTIFVVMISMIFGLSLIQAAPISDSKASQDPGFVSATDLTGEPVRQKRASSDYYQGDYFICYPKSAVYGKTGGYSSGSNRRSYDSDLYGPHYLADDSFEVRKARADARRAAYTDSYGK; translated from the coding sequence ATGCAGTTCACCATCTTCGTCGTAATGATCTCTATGATCTTCGGTCTGAGCCTGATCCAAGCAGCCCCCATCAGCGATAGCAAAGCTAGCCAGGATCCAGGATTCGTTTCGGCCACAGATCTCACTGGCGAGCCAGTTCGTCAAAAGCGTGCCAGTTCGGATTACTACCAAGGCGACTACTTTATCTGCTATCCAAAGAGTGCAGTCTACGGCAAAACCGGTGGTTACAGCTCCGGTTCCAACCGCAGATCCTACGACTCTGATCTGTATGGACCCCATTACCTGGCCGATGATTCCTTCGAAGTCCGAAAGGCTCGAGCTGATGCCAGACGTGCCGCCTACACCGACAGCTACGGAAAATAA
- the LOC108131422 gene encoding mitochondrial sodium/calcium exchanger protein isoform X1: MIRGESICINVNQLPEPQRCHYVLNTNDCTSNMNLVNYLDWHYCHLDTRNKFNTFWSVLFMAILLIYIFWMMQLAIIHHFCPLLKSIADALRLNESTAGVTVLAIANGSPDLFTTIAAGLPISSNSFLSCAAVTMFLHIFVAGLVMLTNPFYVEANYFIRDFGFLFVNTAYMDYLHKRREGIGLEHTIPAALIFIFYVATAVVDQQLLKSQVKALERKRSSFYDDYDDYDNELLENLMPQTQLPIRRHTVIRHSHTSGHRNKHLFLQFWRSIFLFNFARYREATFLVRAYLILKEPIEMALRLLIPVVDVEQPLHGWSKLLYVIQINLVPTYCSYILGEAVRVQMMPKINLPICFVVWVAVFPLSVIVFFCTRTDTRPKIFRFTSIFAFLGSILIIFILTSELYAMFFTLSTIMQMSHQFSTATVICWAVQSRSLVTNLNLAHQGWPRMAFTATFSSPVFTTFAFLALPLLFQTIKAYPDRYQPSEGSYGETACIFLEVGMFFSLISAMTTNFKMRRACGFLLVTYYLFYVGVLILLETQCIHPYGV, translated from the exons ATGATACGGGGTGAGTCTATTTGTATAAATGTCAACCAACTCCCTGAGCCACAAAGATGCCACTACGTGTTAAACACCAACGACTGCACCTCCAACATGAATCTGGTCAACTATCTGGACTGGCACTACTGCCACTTGGACACCCGCAACAAGTTCAACACCTTCTGGAGTGTACTGTTTATGGCGATCCTATTGATCTACATCTTCTGGATGATGCAATTGGCGATAATCCATCA CTTCTGTCCTCTTTTGAAGAGTATTGCGGATGCACTCCGGCTGAATGAGAGCACGGCAGGAGTTACTGTGCTGGCCATTGCCAATGGATCTCCAGATCTGTTCACAACCATCGCTGCTGGATTACCGATCAGCAGCAACTCCTTCCTTTCCTGCGCCGCCGTCACCATGTTCCTGCACATTTTTGTGGCTGGGCTGGTGATGCTCACCAATCCATTCTATGTCGAGGCGAATTACTTTATTCGGGACTTTGGCTTTCTATTCGTGAACACCGCCTATATGGACTACCTCCACAAGCGGCGGGAGGGCATCGGCTTGGAGCACACAATACCGGCGGCCcttatattcattttttatgtcGCCACGGCTGTTGTGGACCAGCAACTGCTCAAGTCCCAAGTTAAAG CTCTCGAGCGAAAGCGAAGTTCTTTCTATGATGACTACGATGACTACGACAATGAACTTTTAGAAAACCTAATGCCGCAGACTCAGCTTCCGATAAGACGGCATACAGTGATTCGACACTCTCACACTTCAGGACACCGAAACAAACACCTGTTTCTTCAATTCTGGCGATccattttcctttttaatttTGCCCGCTACCGGGAGGCCACCTTCCTGGTGAGGGCCTATCTGATACTCAAGGAGCCCATTGAAATGGCCCTCCGTCTACTGATTCCGGTGGTGGATGTGGAGCAGCCCCTTCACGGCTGGTCCAAGCTCCTCTACGTTATCCAGATTAACCTGGTGCCCACCTACTGTTCCTATATATTGGGTGAGGCTGTGCGCGTTCAAATGATGCCGAAAATAAACTTGCCCATATGTTTTGTCGTTTGGGTGGCAGTGTTTCCTCTAAGCGTAATCGTATTTTTTTGCACTCGCACCGATACAAgaccaaaaatatttaga TTTACATCGATATTTGCGTTTTTGGGCTCCAtcttaattatatttatcCTTACATCGGAGCTATATGCCATGTTCTTCACCCTCTCGACCATCATGCAAATGAGCCACCAATTCTCCACCGCCACTGTCATTTGTTGGGCTGTCCAGAGCAGATCTCTGGTCACCAATCTCAACCTGGCCCATCAGGGTTGGCCCAGAATGGCTTTTACCGCCACTTTTTCTTCGCCTGTCTTCA CCACTTTTGCATTTTTGGCACTACCCCTGCTCTTTCAGACGATTAAGGCCTATCCCGATAGATATCAACCCAGTGAGGGTTCGTATGGAGAGACAGCTTGCATCTTTTTGGAGGTGGGTATGTTCTTCTCGTTGATCTCCGCCATGACCACCAACTTCAAGATGCGACGAGCCTGCGGCTTCCTTCTGGTGACTTACTATCTGTTCTACGTGGGCGTACTGATACTCCTGGAAACCCAATGTATCCATCCATATGGCGTGTGA
- the Cpr47Eb gene encoding larval cuticle protein LCP-17, with translation MFKIAVCLFALASGALAASIGQISTTTEKREIVPLLKFETEKQPDGSFHFMYEGGDQSYRQEQGVVVDAGTEEEALEVSGSYRYIDADGNTVEVHYTAGKNGFVPVGTIIPSEITALAKAAADLPKVPEEEYKLRKGRSQDVEQEVAAAAPKEKEVVVEKEVPALKSDAVAAESQVVPVQVVLDAVPEAEVKPAVEAEKKVEEETKTA, from the coding sequence atgttcaaGATTGCCGTCTGTTTGTTCGCTCTGGCCAGTGGAGCCTTGGCCGCCAGTATTGGCCAAATTAGCACCACCACCGAGAAACGCGAAATTGTGCCACTGTTGAAGTTCGAGACCGAGAAGCAGCCCGATGGATCCTTCCATTTCATGTACGAGGGCGGCGATCAGTCCTACCGCCAGGAACAGGGTGTGGTCGTGGATGCCGGCACCGAGGAGGAAGCCCTCGAGGTTTCCGGCTCCTACCGCTACATAGATGCCGATGGCAACACCGTCGAGGTTCACTACACAGCCGGCAAGAATGGATTCGTTCCCGTGGGCACCATCATTCCCAGTGAGATCACCGCCCTGGCTAAGGCCGCCGCTGACCTGCCCAAGGTGCCCGAGGAGGAGTACAAGCTCCGCAAGGGACGCTCCCAGGATGTGGAGCAGgaggttgctgctgctgctcccaAGGAGAAAGAGGTTGTCGTGGAGAAGGAGGTGCCTGCCCTGAAGTCCGACGCCGTGGCCGCCGAGTCCCAGGTGGTGCCCGTGCAGGTGGTGCTCGATGCCGTGCCCGAGGCGGAGGTCAAGCCCGCCGTCGAGGCCGAGAAGAAGGTGGAGGAGGAGACCAAGACTGCCTAA
- the LOC108131529 gene encoding collagen alpha-5(IV) chain: protein MNGYVAQKKSILLVSLLVLAAVKAQPLDQEEHVRKERQLKGTASDADVKMVATNVSPAMATQPMTMTIGMPVNQMALNAVGSQLVRYPNYPGLIYPGIAPGLNGIPGLQANIANTNYPTAYPDPNLPGGLPGGFGGFGPYGYPSPLPPMFGGSLGYPNPQLPNGFVPQPSVDNFQALNNIVNMANAQGLGGGYPAPQPFPVQANMPGLYPPAGGFLERMNMQAYAPGF, encoded by the coding sequence ATGAACGGTTACGTTGCCCAAAAGAAGTCCATCCTGCTGGTGTCCCTGCTGGTGTTGGCAGCAGTTAAGGCGCAGCCCCTGGATCAGGAGGAGCATGTTCGGAAGGAGCGTCAGCTTAAAGGAACTGCTAGCGATGCGGATGTCAAGATGGTGGCCACCAATGTGTCTCCAGCGATGGCCACTCAACCCATGACCATGACCATCGGTATGCCGGTCAACCAGATGGCCCTTAATGCCGTCGGCAGCCAACTGGTGAGATATCCCAACTACCCGGGTCTGATCTATCCTGGAATAGCTCCTGGCCTGAATGGAATTCCCGGCCTGCAAGCTAACATTGCCAACACCAACTATCCAACGGCCTATCCGGATCCCAACTTGCCGGGCGGACTTCCTGGCGGCTTTGGTGGCTTCGGGCCCTATGGATACCCCAGCCCCCTTCCACCCATGTTTGGTGGCTCCCTCGGATATCCAAATCCCCAGCTGCCCAATGGATTTGTTCCACAGCCTTCGGTGGATAATTTCCAGGCACTGAACAACATCGTGAACATGGCCAATGCCCAAGGATTGGGAGGCGGATATCCAGCTCCTCAGCCCTTTCCCGTGCAGGCGAACATGCCTGGATTGTATCCGCCAGCCGGTGGCTTCCTGGAACGCATGAACATGCAGGCCTATGCCCCAGGATTCTAA
- the LOC108131482 gene encoding shematrin-like protein 1, with protein sequence MLPPARLILFVLLISVANGQRSKSRQNRPQGRTLGLLTPLLLGGGGSLFDVPPPPPPVRPSGGSSSSAGTQSDPSDSYYGNNYGYRPNYGYGYGYPSYGYNYGYPNYGYYGYYRPSYNYGGYQRPQPNPGSYYGYRPNYGPYGLASVGGYPSNGGYGSAAAISSNPTSSLGVGVASGAGSGAVPGAGNSQLSTAQAAQLAGLLGQALGSSLRPLLANGGAAGATSAGANPQALSGLLGLLG encoded by the coding sequence atgttgCCTCCCGCGCGTTTGATTCTGTTTGTCCTTCTGATTTCGGTGGCAAATGGCCAGAGAAGTAAATCCCGCCAGAATCGTCCTCAGGGCAGGACCTTGGGACTGCTAACACCTTTGTTGTTGGGTGGCGGAGGATCTCTTTTCGATGTCCCGCCTCCTCCGCCACCTGTTAGGCCCTCGGGAGGATCCTCGTCGTCGGCTGGAACCCAATCAGATCCATCGGATTCTTATTACGGCAACAACTATGGATATAGGCCCAATtatggctatggctatggaTATCCCAGTTATGGTTACAACTATGGTTACCCCAACTATGGGTATTATGGCTATTACAGGCCCAGTTATAACTATGGGGGTTACCAGAGACCTCAGCCCAATCCAGGAAGCTACTACGGATACAGACCGAATTACGGACCATATGGATTGGCATCAGTGGGAGGATATCCCTCGAATGGAGGCTATGGCAGTGCCGCTGCAATCTCCAGTAATCCCACCTCTTCCTTGGGCGTGGGAGTGGCATCTGGAGCAGGCTCTGGAGCTGTTCCTGGAGCTGGTAACTCGCAGTTGTCCACGGCACAGGCTGCCCAGTTGGCAGGACTTTTGGGCCAGGCCCTGGGCAGCAGTCTACGGCCCCTTCTGGCCAATGGGGGCGCGGCAGGAGCCACTAGTGCGGGTGCTAATCCTCAAGCTTTGAGCGGCCTGCTCGGACTACTGGGCTAA
- the LOC108131799 gene encoding neuropeptide-like protein 32, whose amino-acid sequence MRLALLAIIGVLCLAYVYALDDANPENERVISLLDVADQGANHANDGAREARQWGYGGGRGGWGGGWGGRGGGWGGRGGGWGGRGGWGGGWGGRGHHGGWGGWGR is encoded by the coding sequence ATGCGTCTAGCACTTCTGGCCATTATAGGCGTGCTTTGCCTCGCCTACGTCTACGCTCTGGACGATGCCAATCCGGAGAACGAGAGGGTGATCAGCCTCCTGGACGTCGCCGATCAGGGAGCCAACCATGCCAACGATGGAGCCCGTGAAGCCCGCCAGTGGGGATATGGTGGAGGACGTGGTGGATGGGGTGGCGGATGGGGAGGACGCGGTGGCGGATGGGGAGGACGAGGTGGCGGATGGGGAGGACGTGGTGGATGGGGTGGCGGATGGGGAGGACGTGGCCACCATGGAGGTTGGGGCGGTTGGGGTCGGTAG
- the LOC108131420 gene encoding uncharacterized protein translates to MQFCLVLAFVALFGMVLALPTGENTLQDQPVAATNLEDVADFGAQHAAEGDRSARWLWNKWGGHGGWGGGWSSGYGGYGGGWNRGYGGGWRIYKSWW, encoded by the coding sequence ATGCAGTTCTGCCTGGTCTTGGCCTTTGTGGCTCTTTTTGGTATGGTGTTGGCTCTGCCAACTGGAGAGAATACGCTCCAGGATCAGCCTGTGGCAGCTACCAATCTGGAGGATGTGGCGGACTTTGGCGCACAACATGCCGCCGAAGGCGACCGATCAGCCCGCTGGTTGTGGAACAAGTGGGGAGGACACGGCGGCTGGGGTGGAGGGTGGAGCAGCGGTTACGGAGGTTACGGTGGCGGATGGAACAGAGGATACGGAGGCGGCTGGCGCATCTACAAGTCTTGGTGGTAG
- the Or47a gene encoding odorant receptor 47a, with amino-acid sequence MSSKENFLEVQKGTIALLGFDLFGESRKMWLRPYRAVNVFGIATLFPFILAAVLHNIKNVMLMADAMVALLITILGLFKFSMILYLRKDFKGLIDRFRLVMANESGQGEEYAEIIRSANQQDQRVCSIFRTCFLIAWALNSVLPFVRMGLSYWLTGHYEPELPFPCLFPWDIHILRNYAMSFVFCAFASTGVVLPAVSLDTIFCSFTSNLCAFFKIAQYKVLRFKGSTLEESQTTLNRVFALYQTSLNMCSELNECYQPIICAQFFISSLQLCMLGYLFSITFAQTEGVYYASFIATIIIQAYIYCYCGENLKTESASFEWAIYDSPWHDSLGAGGASAAICRSLLISMMRAHRGFRITGYFFEANMEAFSSIVRTAMSYITMLRSFS; translated from the exons ATGTCGTCAAAGGAGAACTTCTTGGAAGTGCAAAAAGGAACAATAGCCCTGCTGGGATTCGATCTCTTTGGGGAATCCAGAAAAATGTGGCTCCGTCCTTACAGAGCAGTGAACGTCTTTGGAATAGCTACCTTATTCCCCTTTATCCTGGCTGCTGTTCTTCACAATATTAAGAACGTAATGTTAATGGCAGATGCCATGGTGGCTCTACTAATCACGATTCTAGGACTTTTCAAGTTCAGCATGATACTGTACTTGCGAAAGGATTTTAAAGGACTCATTGATAGGTTTCGCTTGGTGATGGCAAATG AATCTGGACAGGGAGAGGAGTATGCAGAGATCATCAGGTCCGCCAATCAGCAGGATCAGCGTGTCTGCAGCATTTTCAGGACCTGTTTCCTCATCGCCTGGGCCCTCAACAGTGTCCTGCCCTTTGTGCGAATGGGTCTCAGCTATTGGTTGACAGGACATTACGAACCAGAGCTGCCATTTCCCTGCTT ATTCCCCTGGGACATTCATATTCTAAGGAACTACGCCATGAGCTTTGTGTTTTGTGCCTTTGCATCCACTGGCGTGGTTCTGCCAGCCGTCAGCCTGGACACAATCTTCTGCTCCTTCACCAGTAATCTCTGCGCCTTTTTCAAGATAGCCCAGTACAAGGTGTTGCGATTCAAGGGCTCTACTCTGGAGGAATCACAGACCACTCTGAATCGCGTTTTTGCTTTATACCAAACCAGTCTGAACATGTGCTCTGAGCTGAATGAGTGCTACCAGCCTATCATTTGTGCCCAGTTCTTTATATCCTCCCTGCAGCTCTGTATGCTGGGCTACCTCTTTTCGATAACCTTTGCCCAGACAGAGGGTGTGTACTATGCCTCCTTCATAGCCACGATCATAATTCAGGCCTACATCTACTGCTATTGCGGCGAGAACCTGAAGACGGAGAGTGCCAGCTTCGAGTGGGCCATCTACGACAGTCCCTGGCATGATAGTCTGGGAGCTGGAGGAGCTTCGGCTGCCATATGCCGATCCTTGTTGATCAGCATGATGAGGGCTCATCGGGGCTTTCGAATTACTGGATATTTTTTCGAGGCTAACATGGAAGCGTTTTCATCG ATTGTGCGCACTGCAATGTCTTATATAACAATGCTAAGGTCCTTCTCCTAA
- the LOC108131422 gene encoding mitochondrial sodium/calcium exchanger protein isoform X2, translating to MPLRVKHQRLHLQHESGQLSGLALLPLGHPQQVQHLLECTVYGDPIDLHLLDDAIGDNPSSIADALRLNESTAGVTVLAIANGSPDLFTTIAAGLPISSNSFLSCAAVTMFLHIFVAGLVMLTNPFYVEANYFIRDFGFLFVNTAYMDYLHKRREGIGLEHTIPAALIFIFYVATAVVDQQLLKSQVKALERKRSSFYDDYDDYDNELLENLMPQTQLPIRRHTVIRHSHTSGHRNKHLFLQFWRSIFLFNFARYREATFLVRAYLILKEPIEMALRLLIPVVDVEQPLHGWSKLLYVIQINLVPTYCSYILGEAVRVQMMPKINLPICFVVWVAVFPLSVIVFFCTRTDTRPKIFRFTSIFAFLGSILIIFILTSELYAMFFTLSTIMQMSHQFSTATVICWAVQSRSLVTNLNLAHQGWPRMAFTATFSSPVFTTFAFLALPLLFQTIKAYPDRYQPSEGSYGETACIFLEVGMFFSLISAMTTNFKMRRACGFLLVTYYLFYVGVLILLETQCIHPYGV from the exons ATGCCACTACGTGTTAAACACCAACGACTGCACCTCCAACATGAATCTGGTCAACTATCTGGACTGGCACTACTGCCACTTGGACACCCGCAACAAGTTCAACACCTTCTGGAGTGTACTGTTTATGGCGATCCTATTGATCTACATCTTCTGGATGATGCAATTGGCGATAATCCATCA AGTATTGCGGATGCACTCCGGCTGAATGAGAGCACGGCAGGAGTTACTGTGCTGGCCATTGCCAATGGATCTCCAGATCTGTTCACAACCATCGCTGCTGGATTACCGATCAGCAGCAACTCCTTCCTTTCCTGCGCCGCCGTCACCATGTTCCTGCACATTTTTGTGGCTGGGCTGGTGATGCTCACCAATCCATTCTATGTCGAGGCGAATTACTTTATTCGGGACTTTGGCTTTCTATTCGTGAACACCGCCTATATGGACTACCTCCACAAGCGGCGGGAGGGCATCGGCTTGGAGCACACAATACCGGCGGCCcttatattcattttttatgtcGCCACGGCTGTTGTGGACCAGCAACTGCTCAAGTCCCAAGTTAAAG CTCTCGAGCGAAAGCGAAGTTCTTTCTATGATGACTACGATGACTACGACAATGAACTTTTAGAAAACCTAATGCCGCAGACTCAGCTTCCGATAAGACGGCATACAGTGATTCGACACTCTCACACTTCAGGACACCGAAACAAACACCTGTTTCTTCAATTCTGGCGATccattttcctttttaatttTGCCCGCTACCGGGAGGCCACCTTCCTGGTGAGGGCCTATCTGATACTCAAGGAGCCCATTGAAATGGCCCTCCGTCTACTGATTCCGGTGGTGGATGTGGAGCAGCCCCTTCACGGCTGGTCCAAGCTCCTCTACGTTATCCAGATTAACCTGGTGCCCACCTACTGTTCCTATATATTGGGTGAGGCTGTGCGCGTTCAAATGATGCCGAAAATAAACTTGCCCATATGTTTTGTCGTTTGGGTGGCAGTGTTTCCTCTAAGCGTAATCGTATTTTTTTGCACTCGCACCGATACAAgaccaaaaatatttaga TTTACATCGATATTTGCGTTTTTGGGCTCCAtcttaattatatttatcCTTACATCGGAGCTATATGCCATGTTCTTCACCCTCTCGACCATCATGCAAATGAGCCACCAATTCTCCACCGCCACTGTCATTTGTTGGGCTGTCCAGAGCAGATCTCTGGTCACCAATCTCAACCTGGCCCATCAGGGTTGGCCCAGAATGGCTTTTACCGCCACTTTTTCTTCGCCTGTCTTCA CCACTTTTGCATTTTTGGCACTACCCCTGCTCTTTCAGACGATTAAGGCCTATCCCGATAGATATCAACCCAGTGAGGGTTCGTATGGAGAGACAGCTTGCATCTTTTTGGAGGTGGGTATGTTCTTCTCGTTGATCTCCGCCATGACCACCAACTTCAAGATGCGACGAGCCTGCGGCTTCCTTCTGGTGACTTACTATCTGTTCTACGTGGGCGTACTGATACTCCTGGAAACCCAATGTATCCATCCATATGGCGTGTGA
- the Cpr47Ea gene encoding cuticle protein CP14.6, with translation MPLTHASFAAIALALCCLSFVQALPQRGLPPPRGNSFDANAVILKQNFDLNPDGSYQYNYETSNGIRADEAGYLKNPGTQVEAQVMQGSYSYTGPDGVVYTITYIADENGYRAEGAHIPTPPPVRAAGAPGRFFK, from the exons ATGCCGCTCACCCACGCCTCCTTTGCAGCCATCGCCCTGGCGCTCTGCTGCCTCAGTTTCGTGCAGGCCCTGCCACAACGTGGACTGCCCCCGCCACGCGGCAACTCCTTCGATGCCAATGCAGTGATACTGAAGCAGAACTTTGACCTCAATCCCGATGGCTCCTACCAGTACAA CTACGAAACAAGCAATGGAATTCGCGCTGATGAGGCTGGTTACCTGAAGAACCCGGGTACTCAGGTGGAAGCTCAG GTGATGCAAGGCTCGTACTCGTACACCGGACCCGATGGCGTCGTCTACACCATCACCTACATTGCTGATGAGAATGGATACCGCGCCGAAGGAGCCCACATACCCACACCCCCACCTGTCCGCGCTGCCGGCGCTCCTGGACGCTTCTTCAAATAA
- the LOC108131538 gene encoding uncharacterized protein, with protein sequence MNFASVTHILILILILLMEICAARPWWNTNEAGYDASLDPVAWSRSFVKEQVRKTRHNTIPTLSRTRHRQAPKYRYKKLAQALAGSHQKVNTRQYKKFLRRRQKMTARERYSLWRQ encoded by the coding sequence ATGAACTTCGCCTCAGTGACTCACATTCTGATATTGATTCTCATACTTCTAATGGAGATTTGTGCGGCGAGACCTTGGTGGAATACCAATGAAGCTGGCTACGATGCCAGTCTGGATCCCGTGGCCTGGTCGAGGTCCTTCGtcaaggagcaagtgcgaaaAACACGCCACAATACAATCCCCACCTTAAGCAGAACTAGACATCGACAAGCTCCAAAGTATCGCTACAAGAAACTGGCCCAGGCACTGGCTGGAAGTCATCAGAAAGTCAACACACGGCAGTACAAGAAATTCCTAAGAAGACGTCAGAAGATGACAGCACGTGAACGAT
- the Listericin gene encoding uncharacterized protein Listericin, producing MKLYVIAALVFVGIVLAQGHPVKEEQQQVQLLTLEDAEAKQGVDDGAGVRAARGFGGWGGRGGGFCCGGGYGRGGFGGGRGFYPGGGYGRGGGGYGGASASASASASASSYGGGWGR from the coding sequence ATGAAACTATACGTGATTGCCGCCCTTGTATTCGTGGGCATTGTCCTGGCCCAAGGACATCCGGTGAAGGAGGAGCAACAGCAGGTGCAGCTCTTGACCCTGGAGGATGCCGAAGCCAAGCAGGGAGTCGATGATGGTGCCGGAGTTCGAGCTGCCCGTGGATTCGGAGGATGGGGCGGACGTGGAGGAGGATTCTGTTGCGGAGGAGGCTATGGCAGGGGAGGCTTCGGAGGAGGCAGAGGTTTCTATCCTGGCGGTGGCTATGGACGCGGCGGTGGTGGCTATGGCGGAGCCAGTGCCTCTGCCTCGGCTTCGGCTTCAGCCTCTTCATACGGTGGCGGCTGGGGACGCTAA